DNA from Penaeus vannamei isolate JL-2024 chromosome 3, ASM4276789v1, whole genome shotgun sequence:
atatatatatatatatatatatatatatatatatatatatatatgtatgtatatgtatacgtttgtgtgtgtttatatatatatatatatatatatatatatatatatatatatatatatatataactatgaatatatataagtatgtatgtacatatatatgtgtgtatacgtggatgtgggtgtatgtgttttttttttttttttttttttttttgcatgtacgtgtgtgtattagcTACACACGCTTATTTTCGTCTCATTCTCTCGAAATTTGTCCATGAACAGTGAACTTTGAcatatagatctctctctttccctctttcccccccccccctctctctctctctctctctctctctctctctctctctctctctctctctctctctctctctctctctctctcttcatttaagtTCTACATGATCTGCgttactttccttttcctttttttgtacaaACTATTCctaaaatcagtaaaaaaaaaaatgtgccccTCTACCTTaatattgttctctttctctttttgtctaaaTTATTTGTAGATGTTGTGCCTGTTAACATCTCgatttatttgattgttttatCAAGTACAAGATTAATGATGTTGCTGTTTTTCTTACTGATACTGTACTCAGTATAACGTATCTGAGATTAGTTTGTATGAGAAtgaaggtagtgtgtgtgtgtgtgtgtgtgtgtgtgcatattgtaagtttttttgtttttgtttttttgcatttttttattgattcgtCTTTTTTGTATCAGTTAGAATCGTTAACGAAGAATTTTCCAAATAGTACTTTATTAATATCTTGAATTAGGAACTTTCACGTCTGGCATCATCAGGAAAGAGGAAGGCTTAAAGGAATCTATAATTCGTATGAATGTCATttattatgacaaaaaaaaaagataattgaacaGAAATATCACCTCATGGTGGCAACATGAACTTGGTCACCAGATATGTACATCACGTGACATGGTTCGGGTGCGTCAACGCAACGGGAGAaccctcttcgttttctctcttgtcttagCAACACTTTAGAATGACACTTAAGTAGCTAGACTGAGGACTTTGCGTCGAGGGTTCTATCCGCTACGCTCTACACACCCAAAGCATCACCTGGTTGGCTCTAGACTCTTCGCAGGGCTTACTGCACGCGGTAGGAGGTGCCGTGGCCGGGGTTGTGGACGATGCGGAGGAGCTCAGCATCCTTGAGGGCGGCAGGGGCAGCGGCTGTGTAGGTGATGCCGGCAGGGGCAGCGGCTGTGTAGGTGAGGGCAGCAGGGTGAGCACCGTAGGTGGCGAGGGTTGGGACAGCTCCAGCAGAGTACActgaggggaaggcaggggcgGTGAAGCCgtaagagaaacggagaggagagTAGACGCCGCTGAAGGGAGTCAACGGAGCAACGATGGAGCGCTTCTTGCGGGAATCAGGAgcggcagcagcggcggcggcggcttcgtCGTAGGCCTGCTGGTGGGCGGCCTTAGCGGCGGCTACCTCGGGGGTGTCGTCGACGGGCTCGGGGGCGGGGCCGGGGAGGGCGGCCAGAGGGGCGGCCTCGGGGGCGTCAGGAGCCACTGGCAGGTTGGTGCCGGACACACGGAATCCAAGGGCGTCGGCCACATAGTGCTGAGTCTGAACCTTGCCCTCAGAGTCCACGTAGTTGTAGGAACCACGGACGATACCGAAGGCGTCGCGAGACTCAGCGCGGGAAGAAGGACCGCCGGCGTAACCGAAGGAGTACTGGCCGATCTCGTCCTGAGCGTGGAACTGGGACTGGATGGGAGCCACGGGGGCGACGGCGGCAACGCTGTAGGTCAGAGGAGCAGGAGCCACGGTCTTGAGTGTGACTGTCTCGGGGGCTGCCTTGAGGGTTACTGCTGCCGGGTAGGCGCCGGAGTAGAGTCCAGGGTAGTTGTAGAAGAGGCCGGGATACCCAAAGTACTGGGCATTGCCGCAAGCGGCCAGAGCGGCCACGGAGAGCACAATCTGTGGGGAAAAGCAACATCCTCAATCCATGTCCCCTTCACGTTGCAAACCTTGCCACACCCGAACCCGCCAGGCTGTGTCACCCCCTCGCAACCTGCCTCTCGAACCACTTACCAGAGCGTTCATGTTGACCCGCCGAAGAGGAGCTGTCTGCCGGGGCACCGTGGGGAGAGCCCTTATATACGGCCTCTCAAGGTCGGGCGCGGGCGGGGTTGGGAGGCCTGGAGATGATCAGAGCATCGGACCCTCTTCCTTGCCCAATGCCCACCTCGCCACGCCCATCCGAGCCTTGTCCCCGGCCgcctgtcctcttcctctccctggtGCTCTCACGCCCTCCATCCTCAccgccttccaccctcttccccttcgttctCGTCTCCCTAGTCACTATTCCTATCGTgttatctccctcccttattctcaaAGAACTTAACGATCTCTGCATTTAATAGTATATCACTGTCTTCCTCTCTACTCTACATTCGCTATCTCGCCTTGCCTTCATCGCCTGGTGTTTAGTCATCACTGTCCTCTGTGATCGTGCAATTTGCTCTTTCACTATTTGATTATCATCTTATCTAAACTCATTATCTCAAATCTTTTACCTTTGAGAataatatctttttttccttcctgcttTCCTTATGTCTCtgaattttcatttcaattcaatTCATTTCCTTTATTGTAGATATATCACTGAATGCTGTTTagataatgtttattattctctttttgagaaagaaagatcgagagagagaaagagggagggagggaaagagagagagagagagagagagagagaaagaactaccaaaagaaagagaggcaaagagtggacaaatgaaattaaaaggtTAGGGAATATAAGACAAGACACCAAAGCGGTTGAgccaagaataaaagagagagagaaaaaggaagaagaaagaaaaataagtacaaGGACCCCCAAAACCTATAGTCTTTATTACCTATAAGAAACGTGGCAATTTCCATGTTATTATCAACAACAGACTATGTTATTTACGCATAACACTAATCAgaggtatcatcattataattatccagACGCtgaaggctgtttttttttttttttcttttctttcctttccttttcttttcttttttttcatccgaAAATATACCGTCTTTTCCTGATCTGTTTCCGGTTACTTAAATTTCAACGTATGTATCGAATTCCCTATCATTCTTTTCTCATATTCCCATTCTTGTCATGGaattggaaaagggaaaagaaacaagtaagagagagagggggggaggaagagggagattaaaaacagagagcagagagagtaagaaaacagagatatataaagaaacagagagaagagatagacagaccgacagagacacagactcagacagagagagagggggagagagacaaaaagagaggcagacagacagagagagaaaggggaggagggggaggagacagatagacaatcaaacagacagacatagacaatgAGACAAAcgcagagagaaagtgtgtgtctcTGAGAGCGTATTATGATATGGATGTCACACCTGTCTGTATCCATGcccaaataacaaaaaataagataaaagtctTGCCATCCGATATTCACCTTCATTAACTGACTTAGTGGTCCAATTCTAGGATTAGTATTCTAACGTATtcaaggagtgtgtgtgtgtgtgtgtgcatgtgtgtgtgtgtgtgtgtgtgtgtgtgtgtgtgtgtgtgtgtgtgtgtgtgtgtgtgtgtgtgtgtgtgtgtgtgtgtgtgtgtgcagaatatCTGGAGCAGATGGGAGGCTGCGGCCGCGGGCGTTCAAGGACTTTTCAGACTCGTTATAACCCAGTGGCTTCCCTTCCGAATCCCATGTCAGTGTGCAACGGCCTCCGAGGAGcgcctttccctctcgcttcctctctctttctttatatacatacatacatgtatatgtatatatatatatatatatatatatatatatatatatatatatatatatatatgtatgtatgtatgtatgtatgtatgtatatatatatatatatatatatatatatgtatgtatgtatgtatgtatgtatgtatgtatgtatgtatgtatgtatgtatgtatgtatgtatatatatatatatatatatatatgtatatatatatataatatatatatacatatatacatacatacatatatatatgtatatatatacatacatgtatgtatatatatatatatatatatatatatatatatatatattatacatacacatatatatacatatatatatgtatgttatgttaatgtgtgtgtgtgtgtgtgtgtgtgtgtgtgtgtgtgtgtgtgtgtgtgtgtgtgtgtgtgtgtgtgtgtgtgtgtgtgtgtgtgtgtgtgtgtgtgtgtgcacgtacctCCCTATATTCATTATCTCTACCCATCTCTCGCCGTTTTTGTCTCCCCGACAAAAAATCCTGGAAGGAACATCGATGCGGCAGTAAACACCCATCCGAGACTCGTCCTTCGAAGACCAGTGATCTTCACAGGATCTTCTTACTCGCGCGCTGAACAAAAAGTGACCAAAATCCAGTAACATCTTGGTTTATGCCGACGGAAAGAACTCGAGAGTGACAGATCAGTATCATATATAAGGTTCCTAGTATAACCTGTAACTGCGAGCTGTGCAAATCGACGACTGAACTGAACGGTGACGAATGTCATTACCAAATTGGGGGGTGTTTCCAGTACAACCTCATTCTGTGAGTCGTGTAAATTGGTGATAACCGTTAACGACCCCCACCgtcctccgccccgccccctaGGTTCACGACATTACCTAAAGTGATTGGGCGTGATTCGGAGAGGAAGTGAACCCGCGGAAGAcccagagagaaaagaataataaaactggACGatttatctgaaaaaaaaaactatgacagATACGTTGTTTTCGCTGATGAGTGAAGAAAGAGACTGCCTCAAGCCCTGGAGTCTAGACAACGTGTGCGAGACCAGATTAAGACTAATCTTTCGATGAGATTAGAACCAGTCCCTATTACATGACAAGGAGATGATACGCCGAGTTTCATCCCGGGTTCATGAACCTCCATGACCTCTCCGAAAGGCCACAGGcacaggagagaaggaaggaggcgcAGAAGGCAAAAAGTGATcgctcaccctcttctccccacccgtCGTTCCCCTAGCAGTGCCGTGGGTATGTCCAGGGCAACATACCAGGGCAGGGTGGGGCATGTGCATACCCACAGGCTCTCAAGGGCGTCACCACCGCCCCCCTCTTCGTTTCCCTATCGCGATACCCTGTTCCCTTGTTAAACATGAACCTCGtctaccctcccccctgcccccccccccccccgcccccctccatgcctttgcctttcccttttctGTAACACGAAGGAGCAATTCTGTTAGAGATTATTTTAAGTATTATTTCGatccctttttgttttttctttttaatgaaggATTCCTTGCTACTTACTGCCACTTACGCTTCCTCTCTGTGTATGGAAGGTGAGCAAGATGCTGACAGTGAGGCGCAGCGGGATACGAAcgttattgtcttttctttcttaattctcacACAcgagtatgtttatgtgtgtatgtatatacgaatatttatatatatgtatatataatatgtaaatgtatgtgaatgtatatatatgtgtgtgtatgtatgtaaatatatatatatatatatatatatatatatatatatatatatatatacatacatgcatatatatatatatatatatatatatatatatatatatatatacatacatgcatatatatatatatatatatatatatatatatatatatatgtgtgtgtgtgtgtgtgtgtgtgcgtgtgtgtgtgtgtgtgtgtgtgtatgtgtgtgtgtgtgcgtgggtgtgtgtgtgtgtctgtgtatgtgtgtgtgtgtgtgtgtgtgtgtgtgtgtgaataagaatatatgcatatttatttatatgtgtatatatgtatgtatgtatgtatatatatatatatatatatatatatatatatatatatatatatatatatgtgtgtgtgtgtgtgtgtgtgtgtgtgtgtgtgtgtgtatgtatacacacatgtatatatatatatatatatatatatatatatatatatttatatatatatttatatatatgtatatatgtaatatatatatatatatatatatatatatatatttatttatttatttatttatttatttatttatttatttatttatttatgtatttattgatttattgatttattgatttattcatttatatatatatatgtatatatatatatatatttatatatatatttatatatatttatatatatatatatcttcttttctttttttagatatgcTCTAATTAtaagtgtatatgcatgcgtatacatatttgtatatccatgtacatgtatacatctgtatataaatatgattacacacacattcacaaatgctaacatatacatggatatatgtacatataaacaaatatatagatagatacatatatatatacatatatatatatacatatatatatatatatatatatatgtgtgtgtgtgtgtgtgtgtgtgtgtgtgtgtgtgtgtgtgtgtgagtgtacacacatacacacatatacattcatatatacatatgtatacatatatatatatatatatatatatatatatatatatacatatatatatatatatatatgtgtgtgtgtgtgtgtgtgtgtgtgtgtgtgtgtatgtatgtatgtatgtatatattcatgtatgtacgtacgtatgtacacacacacacacacgcacgcatatatatatatatatatatatatatatatatatatatatatatatatatatatatatatatatacatatatatatacatatctattatatatacttatatatatatgtatatatatatcatatatacttatatatctgtatatatatatatatatttatatatatatatatatatatatatatatatatatatatatatatatgtatatatgtgtatgtatgtatatatatatatatatatatatatatatatatatatatgtgtgtgtgtgtgtgtgtgtgtgtgtgtgtctgtgtgtgtgtgtgtgtgtgtgtgtgtgtggtgtgtgtgtgtgtgtgtttgtgtgtgtgtgtgtgtgtgtgtgtttgtgtgtgtgtgtgtgtgtgtgtgtgtgtgtgtgtgtgtgtgtgtgtgtgtgtgtgtgtgtgtgcatgcaaacgtagatatagatagatatatttatacacatatacatatatatacatatatataaatatatatacatatatatgtatatatatacatatatatgtatatatatatatatatatatatatatatatatatatatatatacatatatatgtacgtctacatacccatatatgtatacatatgcatatatgtctgtgtgtgtgtgtttgtgtgtgtgtatgtgcatatataaatatgtgtgtgcgtgtgtctgtgtctgtgtctgtgtctgtgtgtgtgtgtaaatgtatataaacccaGATACACTGTccttacacatatgcatatgatatatatacatatatatatatatatatatatatatatatatatatatatatagtatatgatacacacacacacacacatgcacacacacacacacacacacacacacacacacacacacacacacacacacacacacacacacacacacacacacacacacacacacacacacgcatatatatatacatatatatagatatatatatatatatatatatgtatatatatatatatgtatatatatgcatatatatattatatatatattatatatatatatatatatatgtatatatatatccttatatatgtgtgtgtgtgtgtgtgtgtgtgtgtgtgtgtgtgtgtgtgtgtgtgtgtgtgtgtgatgtatatacacgctcgtatacatacatatatatatatatatatatatatatatatatatatatatatatatatatatatatatatatatatattcatctatctacccaaacatatatttattatatatatatatatatatatatatatatatatatatatgtatatatatatgtatatgtatatatatgcatataaatatatatatatgtatatatatatatatatatatatatatatatatagagagagagagagagagagagagagagagagagagagagagagagagagagagagagagagagaaagagagagagagagagagagagagagagagagagagagagagagagagagagagagagagagagagagagagagagagagagagtgagagagagagagaga
Protein-coding regions in this window:
- the LOC113813090 gene encoding cuticle protein 19.8 is translated as MNALIVLSVAALAACGNAQYFGYPGLFYNYPGLYSGAYPAAVTLKAAPETVTLKTVAPAPLTYSVAAVAPVAPIQSQFHAQDEIGQYSFGYAGGPSSRAESRDAFGIVRGSYNYVDSEGKVQTQHYVADALGFRVSGTNLPVAPDAPEAAPLAALPGPAPEPVDDTPEVAAAKAAHQQAYDEAAAAAAAAPDSRKKRSIVAPLTPFSGVYSPLRFSYGFTAPAFPSVYSAGAVPTLATYGAHPAALTYTAAAPAGITYTAAAPAALKDAELLRIVHNPGHGTSYRVQ